A single window of Ictalurus punctatus breed USDA103 chromosome 27, Coco_2.0, whole genome shotgun sequence DNA harbors:
- the LOC108261827 gene encoding sialoadhesin-like produces MIVFFRALSGTMDVGSRKLLLLILLLNITVSVSGIQHVKVSCHPEKICALRESSVNLTCSYSNIIIITGFWFSLKDKAKWRKKEHPEDLALDSDYAGRVSYTEMTNLGSTLTITDLRERDSGEYRLVFITDKGEKYLSSAGVTLTVTDLQVTHNSTQQTLTCRTSCTLTFTVHLYNWHKNGKILEKYRDNMKTFPLSKAEEGSYSCSVEGYGTILSLPVCVGRSCYSVTYRDKSVCALEGSSVEFAGNYSHPSDLSVREVFWHYFQPGKVFQDLKQETQFTNRVEYVNQDKSSTFKMKNLTKKDSGEYCLRFLIDGEGFSGRPGVILSVTDLQVRASRSAVASEGQTTVTLGCITSCTLSNNPTYMWYRNGQPVTDKLTKHNKLYLNSSEDAGNYSCAVRGREDLRSPELTVTCVGRSCWSVTYRDKRVCAVEGSSVEFAGNYSHHSDLSVRKVFWHYIQSGKDSKNLKQETQFTNRVEYVKQDKSSTLKMKNLTKKDSGEYQLKFFTNYGNRFSAEPGVILIVTDLQVRASCSAVASEGQTTVTLSCITSCTLSNNPTYMWYKNGQPVTDKLTKHIKLYLNSSEDAGNYSCAVRGREDLRSPELTVTCEPQNSGRSGSVSALPESSCQSSTAQLYAWIGF; encoded by the exons TTTCAGTATCAGGTATCCAGCACGTGAAGGTGTCGTGCCATCCTGAGAAGATCTGTGCTCTGAGGGAGTCATCTGTGAACCTGACGTGCTCTTACtcaaatatcatcatcatcactggcTTCTGGTTCAGCCTAAAGGACAAAGCTAAATGGAGGAAGAAGGAACATCCAGAGGATTTAGCTTTAGACTCAGACTACGCAGGACGTGTGAGCTACACAGAGATGACAAACTTAGGCTCGACTCTTACAATAAcagacctgagagagagagactcagggGAATATCGCCTCGTGTTCATTACGGATAAAGGAGAGAAATATCTGAGCTCAGCTGGAGTTACTCTAACAGTTACAG ACCTGCAGGTGACCCACAACTCCACACAACAAACTCTCACCTGCCGCACTTCCTGTACTCTGACCTTTACTGTTCACTTGTATAACTGGCACAAGAATGGAAAAATCTtggagaaatacagagacaacATGAAAACATTCCCTTTAAGTAAAGCTGAAGAAGGCAGTTACTCCTGCTCTGTTGAAGGCTATGgtactattctctctcttccagTGT GTGTTGGCCGGAGCTGTTATAGTGTGACCTACAGAGACAAAAGTGTCTGTGCTTTGGAAGGGTCTTCAGTGGAGTTTGCTGGAAATTACTCACATCCCAGTGATCTGAGTGTTAGAGAAGTATTCTGGCATTATTTTCAGCCTGGTAAAGTCTTCCAGGACCTGAAGCAGGAAACACAGTTTACTAATCGAGTTGAATATGTGAACCAAGACAAAAGCAGCACtttcaaaatgaaaaacctGACAAAGAAAGACTCTGGAGAATATTGCCTTAGATTCCTTATCGATGGTGAAGGATTCTCTGGTAGACCTGGAGTGATTCTGAGTGTTACAG ATCTGCAGGTAAGAGCGAGTCGCTCTGCAGTGGCATCAGAAGGACAGACTACAGTAACGCTGGGCTGCATCACCTCCTGCACTCTGTCTAACAACCCCACTTACATGTGGTACAGGAACGGACAGCCTGTTACTGACAAACTCACCAAACACAACAAGCTCTACCTGAACTCCAGTGAAGATGCAGGAAACTACTCCTGTGCTGTGAGAGGACGTGAGGATCTCCGCTCTCCTGAACTAACTGTGACAT GTGTTGGCAGGAGCTGTTGGAGTGTGACCTACAGAGACAAAAGAGTCTGTGCTGTGGAAGGGTCTTCAGTGGAGTTTGCTGGAAATTACTCACATCACAGTGATCTGAGTGTTAGAAAAGTATTCTGGCATTATATTCAGAGTGGTAAAGACTCCAAGAACCTGAAGCAGGAAACACAGTTTACTAATCGAGTTGAATATGTGAAACAAGACAAAAGCAgcactttgaaaatgaaaaacctgACAAAGAAAGACTCTGGAGAATATCAACTTAAATTCTTTACTAATTATGGAAACAGATTCTCTGCTGAACCTGGAGTGATTCTGATTGTTACAG ATCTGCAGGTAAGAGCGAGTTGCTCTGCAGTGGCATCAGAAGGACAGACTACAGTAACGCTGAGCTGCATCACCTCCTGCACTCTGTCTAACAACCCCACTTACATGTGGTACAAGAACGGACAGCCTGTTACTGACAAACTCACCAAACACATCAAGCTCTACCTGAACTCCAGTGAAGATGCAGGAAACTACTCCTGTGCTGTGAGAGGACGTGAGGATCTCCGCTCTCCTGAACTAACTGTGACATGTGAGCCACAAAACTCAGGTAGGTCGGGTTCAGTCTCAGCACTGCCTGAGAGCAGCTGTCagtcctcaactgctcagctttATGCTTGGATTGGATTTTGA